AAGCTAAATAACCAGAGAAATTTGTTCTTTCAGCCATTGCACCTGAAACTATAGTAGCTGCTGTTGCCGCGAAAACAGTTTGGAAGATAAAAAATGCTGCTATAGGAATATCAAGGCCTAAATTTGCAAATGAATCCTGCAGAAAATAACCTGTAGTTCCTATAAAGCTGTTACCGGAACCAAACATGAAAGCAAAACCAACAGCCCAGAAAACTAAAGAACCTGAAGCAAAATCCATCATGTTTTTCATAATAATGTTACCTGCATTTTTAGCTCTGGTAAAACCAGCCTCAACCATTGCAAAGCCTGCCTGCATAAAGAAAACCAGAAAAGCTGCAATTAAAGTCCAAACTGTATCAATTGCAACTGCATTAGCTGCAGCCTGATCTTGCTGAGCAAAAGCCATTCCACTAAATAAAATTACCAATAATAAAGTCATAAAAATTACTTTCGAAAATTCACTACTCATTACTCTAATACTCATAATAATTTCCTCCTTGTGTTAGGTATATGTTAACTATGGCTAAATTATATATATAGCTAACATAAAAAGCAAGGATTTTGTAGTTTATATAACTGTATACAGTAATTCAATTAAAAATTAGGAATTGCTGGAAGTTCTAATTTGTGTTGGTTGCTGGCAGCTATTTTCTCTATTTTGGCTGCAGTTTCAGCATCAGCTTTTCCGTCTACAATGTAGTAGTCAATTTCTCTATAACTTAATCCGATTTCATCCTGATCATTTTGTCCATTCCAGAGACCTGCCGAGGGTTTTTTAGTTATAATTTTTTGATCAATTTTCATTTCTCTGGCCAAACCTCTAACTTCAAGTTTAACTAAGTTACCAAGAGGAGCAATGTCTATGCCCCCATCTCCATATTTAGTAAAGTAACCTAATTTCAATTCACTACGATTATCAGTTCCAACTACCAGATAATTATTTAAATTTGCATAATAATAAAGTAGAGTCATTCTCAATCGAGGCTTCATGTTGGCAAGAGCAAGTTTAATCTTATCTTCAGCAGCAGCTAAATTTTTATTATTTATCACCTCTTCTAAATTAATTTCTGGATCACTGCTATCAATTGTCTGCATAAATTTTTGATAAAGATCACTTAAATCAATTTCTTTGTAGTTAATTCCAAATTTCTCTGCGTGTTTAATCGCATCAACTTTATCTTCGGGATTACTTAAACAGGGCATAATAATTCCTAAAGTGTTTTCCGGAAAAGCTTTTTGGCAGAGGAGAGAGGTAACAGAAGAATCAATACCTCCCGATAACCCAATAACTGCTCCCTTGCAGCCGGCATCATTAACTTTTTTTCTTATCCAAGCAATTAAATCTTTTTCTATTTTCTTATAATTTCTATCTAACATTTTTAGCACCTCATCTTATAAGATATCTAAATTATAAAATATCTAAATTATTATCTTAAATTAATTTTACAAATCCAAACTATTATAAAAACATTAACCTCCCAGAGAATATTCAACTGGGAGGCCTTTATTATAGGGGAGGTTTATGCATTTAAGTTCTCAATTATTAATAAGTTCTTAATTATTAAAATGTAGAGAGATATTTGTCTAATTCCCACTGGCTGACTTGGGTTCTGTATTCATCCCATTCTACTTTCTTTGCAGCCACAAAATGTTCTAAAACATGTTCACCTAATACACTTGTAATTACATCATCTTCTAAGAGAAGATTAACAGCTTCATTGATATTTGCTGGTAAACTTTCAATACTTTTTTCGGCTTTTTTAGCTGCTGTCATTTCATAAATATTTTCTAAAACTTCTTCAGGTGGTTCGATTTTATTTTTAATTCCATCCAAACCAGCTTTTAACATTACAGCAATTGCCAGATAAGGGTTAGCAGTAGGATCAGGGTTTCTTAATTCTAATCTTGTACCTGCACCACGAGCAGCTGGAATTCTGATTAAAGCACTTCTATTAGCACTTGACCAGGCCACATAAACCGGTGCTTCATAACCAGGAACCAGACGTTTATATGAGTTAATAGAGGGGTTAGTAATTGCAGTTATTGCTCTAGCATGTTTTAATAAGCCACCAATATAGTAATAACCAGTTTGACTTAAGCCCAAGCGATCATTTTCATCATAAAAAACATTTTTTCCATCTTTAAATAATGACTGATGGACATGCATTCCAGAACCATTTTCACCAAAAATAGGTTTAGGCATAAAGGTTGCATGAAGACCGTGCTCATGAGCAATAGATTTTGTTACAAACTTAAAAGTAGCAATGTTATCTGCAGTTTCTAAGGCAGGAGCATATTTAAAATCAATTTCATGCTGGCCAGGTGCTACCTCATGGTGAGAAGCTTCAACTTCAAATCCCATTTCTTCTAATGCTAAAACAATACTCCGGCGGGCATTAATACCTTTATCAAGTGGTCCTAAATCAAAATAACCACCATTGTCATGAGTTATTGTAGTAGCATCACCTTTTTCATCCAATTGGAAAAGGAAAAATTCTGGCTCAGGTCCAACATTCATTTCATATCCCATTTCTTCAGCTTCTTTTAAAGCTTTCTTTAATACATTACGAGGTCCACCAGAAAAAGGTTCTCCATCTGGCTTATACACATCACAGATCAAACGCGCTACTACTCCACCTTCTTCTGGGCGCCATGGGAAAATAGTAAAAGTATCATAATCTGGTCTTAAATACATATCAGATTCCTGAATCCGGGTGAAACCATCAATGGAAGAACCATCAAACATAATTTTGTTATCCAGTGCATCCTCAAGCTGTTTAACTGTGATTGCAACATTTTTAACTATTCCCAGGATATCAGTAAATTGCATTCTGATAAACCTAACATTCTTTTCTTCGGCCATCTTTAAAATATCTTCTTTACTGTACTTTGACATCATAATCACTCTCCTAATAATTTTTCAATTTCAATTTCTGACTTAAGTATAATCCTTTTTCAAATTAAGGTCAACTACTAAGAAATCTCTTTAAAAACAGCTTTAATCCCTGTCATATCAACATTCAGACTTCAAAATCCAAGATAATCTCTATTTTTTAATCCATGTATACAGATATTATGAATGTCTATTAAGCAGTTTCAATATATCCAAATTAAATATAATATAATCCCTGTATACAAGTATAGAAATTCTTAAAACTATTTACAGCTTGACTTTTTGACTTTATACTAAGTAATACACCTTTAAAACATAGGTACCGGTCACTTTCAAATCTAAAAAAGAAGGAATGATAAATTATGACTTTTACAAAAATGCCTAAAAAGCAGGGATTATACAGTCCAGAATTTGAACATGATGCCTGTGGTATGGGATTTGTAAGCCATATTAAAGGAAAGAAATCTCATCAGATAGTTGAACAAGCTTTAGAAGTACTTGTTAATTTAAGACACAGAGGAGCAAGTGGTAGTGAAGAGAATACTGGTGATGGTGCTGGAATTCTAATTCAGCTTCCTGATAGTTTTTTAAGACATAAAATGGAAACAACGGATATAGTTTTGCCGAATGAAGGTAATTATGGGGTTGGAATGGTTTTTTTGCCCCCCCAAAAAGATAAAAGAGAAAAAGTTAAAAAAATTGTAGAATCTGTTATAGAAAGTGAAGGTCAGCAGCTTTTAGGCTGGCGGGAAGTACCTGTTAATTCAACTGAAATTGGAAAATCAGCTTTAGAGGTTATGCCTCATTTTTCGCAAATTTTTATTGAGAAGTCAAAAGAAGTTGAGCAGGGAATAGATTTTGAACGCAAATTATATTTAATTCGTAAGAAAATAGAAAATAAGATGCGTAATTCTGAGCATCAGGGAGAATTATATTTTGCATCACTTTCCAGTCGCACTTTAGTTTATAAAGGGATGCTTACTCCGGGACAGCTTGAAGGATTTTTTCCTGATTTAACTGAGCCAGATTTAAAGACAGCAATTGCTTTAGTCCATTCTCGATTTAGTACCAACACGTTTCCAAGCTGGGAAAGAGCACATCCAAACCGTTATCTGATTCATAATGGTGAGATTAATACCATGCTGGGTAATCAAAACTGGATGCGGGCTAGAGAAGGGATTTTCGAAAGTGATCTTTTCAGTGATGATTTAAAAGAACTGCTGCCAGTTATAGCTCCTGAAGGCAGTGATTCAGCTCGTTTTGATAATGTGCTTGAATTTTTAGCTTTAACTGGACGCTCATTGGCTCATTCAATAATGATGATGATTCCAGAACCCTGGGAACATAAT
Above is a window of Halanaerobium saccharolyticum subsp. saccharolyticum DSM 6643 DNA encoding:
- the nadE gene encoding NAD(+) synthase, with product MLDRNYKKIEKDLIAWIRKKVNDAGCKGAVIGLSGGIDSSVTSLLCQKAFPENTLGIIMPCLSNPEDKVDAIKHAEKFGINYKEIDLSDLYQKFMQTIDSSDPEINLEEVINNKNLAAAEDKIKLALANMKPRLRMTLLYYYANLNNYLVVGTDNRSELKLGYFTKYGDGGIDIAPLGNLVKLEVRGLAREMKIDQKIITKKPSAGLWNGQNDQDEIGLSYREIDYYIVDGKADAETAAKIEKIAASNQHKLELPAIPNF
- the glnA gene encoding type I glutamate--ammonia ligase; this encodes MSKYSKEDILKMAEEKNVRFIRMQFTDILGIVKNVAITVKQLEDALDNKIMFDGSSIDGFTRIQESDMYLRPDYDTFTIFPWRPEEGGVVARLICDVYKPDGEPFSGGPRNVLKKALKEAEEMGYEMNVGPEPEFFLFQLDEKGDATTITHDNGGYFDLGPLDKGINARRSIVLALEEMGFEVEASHHEVAPGQHEIDFKYAPALETADNIATFKFVTKSIAHEHGLHATFMPKPIFGENGSGMHVHQSLFKDGKNVFYDENDRLGLSQTGYYYIGGLLKHARAITAITNPSINSYKRLVPGYEAPVYVAWSSANRSALIRIPAARGAGTRLELRNPDPTANPYLAIAVMLKAGLDGIKNKIEPPEEVLENIYEMTAAKKAEKSIESLPANINEAVNLLLEDDVITSVLGEHVLEHFVAAKKVEWDEYRTQVSQWELDKYLSTF